The segment CCAAGGGGGAATTGCTAGCGCAAGTCGTCGAGGGTCTCGGTTCGGAAAATCAGGTAGCGGATTGGCTTTACGACAATCGTAGCCTCAACTTCTTCCGTGAGATCGGTTGGAGCAATACCGCCACGGCGCTCAACGACCTCATCACGACCGGTGCCGCACCATGGACTTACATGATGTTTCTCGCCGTCGGTGCCTCAAGTTGATTCCAAAACGAACGACGGCGACGCGCCATAATCGAAGGATGCAAACTTGCCTGTCTAAAAGCCGGATGTTCATATGGCGGTGGTGAATCGCAAACACTTACCGACGGACAAGTCAGCGAAAATTCCTTCGTCATGGCCGGCTCGGCAACCGGAGTGTTTGCGCGCGAAGACGACTTAATCGATCCAGACCGCATCACGGCGGGCGACTCAATCATCTTGGTCGATAGTTCCGGCGTCCACGATAACGGCATTTCTCTTCTACGGACAATCGCCAAACAGTTGCCTCAAGGATATGACACGCGACTTCCCGACGGTTTCCGGTTCGGACCGACAATTCTGAAAGCGACGTGCATTTACGCGCCCTACATGGCCCGACTTCTCAACAATGGGATTGTTCCGCACTACGCTGTGTACATTTCCGGTCATGGCTGGTGCAAGCTGATGCGCGCGAATCAGCCGTTTGAGTACGAAATCGACACGTTGCCTCAAGAACAACCCATATTCCCGTTTATTCAGACCGCCGGTCCGGTGACGACTCGCGACATGTATAAAACCTTCAACATGGGTGCGGGATTGGCCCTGTACATCGCCCCCAAAGACGAAGAACTGGCGATCAGCCTGGCCGAACCCAGCGGTTGTACTGCTTTTCGTGGCGGTACAGTTCGCCAAAGCGACAAAAAACGGGTTTCAATTTTGCCGCTCGACATTCGGTTCGACGAATCAGATCTCCAAATCCGTTGCTAGTCCAAAGACGACAGCAACAATAAGTCACGAATCGGTCCGCCGGTTCGTTTTTTTTATATTATTCCCCTGAAATACCCAATCGTCTTTTTCAAACCTTCTTCAAGCTCCACTTTTGGTTCCCACTTTAGGAATTTTTTGGCGAGGGTGATATCAGGCTGGCGTTTCTTGGGATCGTCATCGGGAATTGTTTTGTACACTATTTCCGATTTGGAACCAATTAATTTTACAATCCGGTTTGCCAGTTCTCCAACGGTTATTTCCACCGGATTCCCCAAATTTACCGGACCAATCATTTCCGTGTTCTCCATCATGCGCACTAACCCGTCAACCAAATCATCGACGTAACAAAAACTACGCGTATGGGTTCCGTCGCCATAAATAGTAATCGGTTCGTTCTTCAACGCCTGAATAATAAAATTAGAGACCACCCGCCCATCGTTTGGATGCATCCTTGGACCATAGGTATTAAATATCCGCACAATGCGAATATCTACATTATTTTGACGGTGATAACTCATAAACAAAGATTCCGCGACACGTTTTCCTTCATCATAACAACTGCGCAAGCCAAGTGGATTAACGTTACCCCAATAAGTTTCTTTTTGCGGATGTTCGTTAGGATCGCCATACACTTCCGACGTCGATGTTTGCAAAATTCGCGCTTTCACGCGCTTGGCGAGACCCAACATATTCACTACTCCAACAGTAGAGGTTTTAATCGTTTTAATCGGATTGTATTGATAGTGCACTGGACTGGCCGGACAAGCGAGATTATAAATCTGATCCACTTCTACCGTTAACGGATCCGTCACATCGTGCCGAATCATTTCGAAATGTTTATTATCCAGAAGATGACGAACATTTTCTTTAGAACCGGTAAAAAAATTATCGGCACAAATTACCTCGTGACCATCATTCAAAAGACGCTCGCACAAGTGACTACCAATGAATCCCGCCCCACCGGTTACTAATACCGTTTTTTGGTTTTTCATCTATAAAAAGTAGCAAGATTTTACCAATATTGACAAGTAGTATACGGGTCGGACTGCTGTAGCGGTCCGACCCGCACTGGTTCGTCGCCACCAACCAAGAGGTCGGACCGCTCGGCAGTCCGACCTTATAATAGCGTTTTCATTGACAAAATAAGTAGAATAATATATACTTTTTCCTCAT is part of the bacterium genome and harbors:
- a CDS encoding AIR synthase-related protein encodes the protein MAGSATGVFAREDDLIDPDRITAGDSIILVDSSGVHDNGISLLRTIAKQLPQGYDTRLPDGFRFGPTILKATCIYAPYMARLLNNGIVPHYAVYISGHGWCKLMRANQPFEYEIDTLPQEQPIFPFIQTAGPVTTRDMYKTFNMGAGLALYIAPKDEELAISLAEPSGCTAFRGGTVRQSDKKRVSILPLDIRFDESDLQIRC
- a CDS encoding SDR family oxidoreductase is translated as MKNQKTVLVTGGAGFIGSHLCERLLNDGHEVICADNFFTGSKENVRHLLDNKHFEMIRHDVTDPLTVEVDQIYNLACPASPVHYQYNPIKTIKTSTVGVVNMLGLAKRVKARILQTSTSEVYGDPNEHPQKETYWGNVNPLGLRSCYDEGKRVAESLFMSYHRQNNVDIRIVRIFNTYGPRMHPNDGRVVSNFIIQALKNEPITIYGDGTHTRSFCYVDDLVDGLVRMMENTEMIGPVNLGNPVEITVGELANRIVKLIGSKSEIVYKTIPDDDPKKRQPDITLAKKFLKWEPKVELEEGLKKTIGYFRGII